Proteins encoded by one window of Esox lucius isolate fEsoLuc1 chromosome 4, fEsoLuc1.pri, whole genome shotgun sequence:
- the LOC105028798 gene encoding E3 ubiquitin-protein ligase TRIM39 has protein sequence MATKSSALEELHNELTCPVCLELFREPVILECGHHFCRMCITQCWEAKSDEHPTCPQCRETCHRNVRPNLLLCNVVDSLRRDRSMDRKPGEPLWSPATEERQRGASMPNSCFGFTGYSLRHEPDLCEEHEEKLKLYCDDDQIAICLVCGMSRDHKTHNVTPINEAFENYKDKLSLALERVKLQTEQASLCQVQINNKILLIEEQSAHMEKQVSAEFGCLRGFLLQEEERAKERLQRQKEERLIRLAEALTQTTERISQLENTADQLRIKLREDEDPAQLKGIKDFIEGLESVFERPPEVCVELQEGECLGPLQYCAWRRMYSVLQPGVTAVALDPDTAYPRLWVSPCRTQVSVGDIQPNLPNNPERFTRYNIVLGSRAFTSGRHYWEVEVGSKTAWGLGVAAASVNRKEEVSLCPDDGFWTLVMREGRDGSEYEACTDQEESLLHPGRPPRRVGVYLDYEGGVVAFYDTADMSHLFTFSNAMFTEPVLPYFNPWPIINGKNRQPLIIVTPDDGRIGER, from the exons ATGGCCACCAAGTCCAGCGCTCTTGAGGAGCTACACAACGAACTCACGTGTCCGGTGTGTCTGGAGCTCTTCCGTGAGCCGGTGATCCTCGAGTGCGGGCACCACTTCTGCCGCATGTGCATTACGCAGTGCTGGGAGGCAAAGTCCGATGAGCACCCGACCTGTCCACAGTGCCGGGAGACTTGCCATCGAAACGTGCGCCCTAACTTGCTTTTATGTAACGTCGTGGATAGCTTGAGGCGAGACCGATCGATGGATAGAAAACCCGGGGAACCGTTGTGGTCGCCGGCTACGGAAGAACGTCAACGCGGGGCCAGTATGCCAAATTCGTGCTTTGGTTTTACCGGTTATTCTTTGCGCCACGAGCCAGACCTGTGCGAAGAGCACGAGGAGAAGCTGAAGCTGTACTGCGATGATGACCAGATTGCGATCTGCCTGGTGTGCGGGATGTCCCGAGACCATAAGACACACAATGTCACCCCTATCAACGAAGCCTTCGAGAACTACAAG GACAAGCTGTCCTTGGCTCTGGAGAGAGTCAAGTTGCAGACTGAACAGGCTTCTCTCTGTCAGGTCCAGATCAATAACAAGATCTTGCTCATTGAG GAGCAGTCAGCACACATGGAGAAGCAGGTGAGTGCAGAGTTTGGATGTCTGAGGGGTTTCCTTCtccaggaagaggagagggcgAAGGAGAGACTgcagagacagaaggaggagaGGCTCATCCGATTGGCAGAGGCCCTCACACAAACCACTGAGCGGATCAGCCAATTGGAGAATACTGCTGACCAGCTCCGCATCAAACTCAGGGAGGACGAGGACCCAGCACAGCTCAAG GGAATCAAGGACTTTATTGAAGG attgGAAAGTGTATTTGAGCGCCCCCCAGAAGTGTGTGTGGAACTACAGGAGGGGGAGTGTCTGGGACCATTGCAGTACTGCGCCTGGAGGAGAATGTACTCCGTACTTCAGCCAg GTGTAACAGCAGTGGCCCTGGACCCCGACACGGCCTACCCCAGACTGTGGGTGTCTCCCTGCCGTACCCAGGTCAGTGTCGGGGACATCCAGCCCAACCTGCCCAACAACCCGGAGCGTTTCACCCGCTACAACATCGTCCTGGGGAGCCGGGCCTTCACCTCGGGCCGGCACTACTGGGAGGTAGAGGTGGGCTCCAAGACGGCCTGGGGGCTCGGGGTGGCGGCCGCCTCGGTCAACAGGAAGGAGGAGGTCAGCCTGTGTCCCGACGACGGCTTCTGGACCCTGGTGATGAGGGAGGGGCGTGACGGGAGCGAGTACGAGGCTTGCACCGATCAGGAGGAGAGCCTGCTGCATCCTGGCCGTCCCCCCAGGAGGGTGGGGGTGTACCTGGACTATGAGGGGGGCGTGGTGGCCTTCTACGACACGGCGGACATGAGTCACCTGTTCACGTTCTCCAACGCCATGTTCACAGAGCCAGTGTTGCCCTACTTCAACCCCTGGCCAATAATTAACGGCAAAAACCGTCAGCCCCTGATTATAGTCACCCCGGACGACGGAAGGATTGGTGAACGGTGA